AAACCTGTCGTAacttaaaataagaaagaaaaactcACACACAGTGAAACAGCAACAGTGATACctgtcatttttttttcttgtgataATTTGATCTGTTAGTACAACTACAATACCTATCTTCCAGAGTTCagtattttttgtaattttatccgttttctttttttgttttttaaaacaattattCTATCATATTAGCTTCCGGGAATTACGAGTATACTTTCTGATCGTTTATTAAGGGTTATGCTTGTGGACATACTATTGTTTCTGGCTCTTTTTGATATGGCTATGAAGTTTCTGGCTCTGCCATAGTGGTGTGGTCATGATATAAAGGCTTTTATGTACCTTTTACCTTAGAACTTAATCTTTTTGGGTGGAATGGTTCATGAACTGTCAACAAACTTTATAACCATGTGGTCTAGAGTTCTGTGTTGTCTTAATTCTTTTGAATACATAGCAATCTAGTATAAGTCAGGTCAACTTGTTCTTTGTCTACTCTTTGGACATAAGGTGCGTGGTTGAGTGGACGggcatgttaaaatataaaattgttcGTAGCCACTATCTAATAGGTTAAGCTCTTAGGAGGGATGATTTGTGACTATAATAATAAAACGCAATGTAGCTATTTTCTGTTTAACATCAGCTTTGCACAGAAGTGCCagctattttcttctcttctgctGCAGCAGTTGCCATATTACAGCAATTTTATCACTTCGGCATCAGCTAATTCACGAAGCTGACATCACCTAGTAGTCCAGGCttgatggtggtggttgttgccaCATTAAAGcagttttctatttttcttttgaagaattaaaaaagaatgTGAATTAGGTTGATGCATCTTCAATGTAGTATCATATTATACTGTTACCTTCGCATGAGTTGTGAAAATGAATTATGAAATAACCACACAGCAAAACCTAAGTGCTTGAAATAAATGTTGATTATTTTTAAATGCACCTTTACCCTTGACTTTTGTTGGTTCTTGTGTTTTGACAAGTgttttctctttgcctttttctttttaatttttcttaatgaGCAACTACAATTTTCCAAATGCTAATGTACTAACAACTTGTACTGAACTGCACATGGTTTTTTGCTTTGTCAATAAGCAGTTAGCAATTTTCTGATAATGGACTCTCTCTACATTCCTAAGCACCGCATTTGTGACATGTACAAAATATTgctttatatttttcttgttacTGTATCAATCATAGGGAAATATAGTAAAgtatttgtgattttgattttgaaagtgGTATTTTGTAATGATTAATTGGTAAGGATTTGCTAAGttattctttcattttcttttgtgtTGCATTTTTAGGATTCTTGTTAACCACCAACAATGTCTGATGGTCAAGAATCGGACAAGAACATTGAGATATGGAAGATCAAGAAATTGATTAAAGCTTTGGAAGCTGCAAGGGGCAATGGTACCAGCATGATTTCTCTAATCATGCCTCCACGTGATCAAATATCCCGTGTCACTAAGATGTTGGGAGATGAATTTGGAACTGcttcaaatattaaaagtagGGTGAACCGCCAGTCGGTGTTGGGAGCCATTACTTCTGCTCAACAGAGGTTAAAGCTTTACAATAAAGTTCCTCCAAATGGGTTGGTCCTTTACACCGGAACCATTGTCACTGAAGATGGCAAGGAAAAGAAGGTGACAATTGATTTTGAACCATTTAAGCCTATCAATGCATCACTGTACCTCTGTGATAACAAGTTTCACACTGAAGCTCTAAATGAACTTTTAGAATCTGATGACAAGTTTGGTTTTATTGTTATGGATGGAAATGGAACCCTTTTTGGGACTTTAAGTGGAAATACTCGGGAGGTGCTTCATAAATTTACTGTTGATCTGCCAAAGAAGCACGGTAGAGGAGGGCAGTCAGCTTTGCGTTTTGCCCGTCTTCGTATGGAAAAGAGGCACAATTATGTTAGGAAGACTGCAGAACTTGCCACTCAGTTCTTCATCAATCCTGCTACTAGTCAGCCTAATGTTTCCGGACTTATACTTGCCGGTTCAGCTGACTTCAAGACTGAGCTGAGTCAGTCTGATATGTTTGATCCTCGTCTGCAAGCAAAAATATTGAACGTGGTTGATGTTTCATATGGTGGGGAAAATGGCTTTAATCAAGCCATTGAGTTATCTGCGGAGATTTTGTCAAATGTGAAGTTCATTCAAGAGAAACGCCTGATAGGAAAATATTTTGAGGAGATCAGTCAAGATACCGGGAAATACGTCTTTGGGGTTGATGACACATTGAAGGCTCTGGAGATGGGGGCAGTTGAAACACTTATTGTATGGGAAAATTTGGACATTAATAGGTATGTCTTGAAAAATGCTACTAATGGTGAGATCATCATAAAGCACTTGAGCAAGGAACAAGAGACCGACCAAAGCAACTTCCGAGATGCAACCACCTCTGCAGAGTTGGAGGTCCAGGAGAAAATGCCCTTGCTCGAGTGGTTCGCCAACGAGTACAAACGATTTGGATGCTCACTTGAATTCGTGACCAACAAGTCACAAGAAGGATCGCAATTTTGCAGGGGGTTTGGTGGAATTGGGGGCATCCTTCGCTACCAGCTCGACATCAGATCGTTCGATGAGTTATCCGATGATGGAGAAGTGTATGAGGATTCTGATTAAGTGTCAGCTAGTGTCAAGCCTTTTCCCCTGGTTTTTGGATAATTTATTGAATCAATTTCGTCAATGTGACAAAAATTCCGTAAACATCTCATGGATTTTATGGTTCTAAACTTCTAATGCTTGGACCTTTTGTGTTGGATTCACCATACATGTACTGtacttttttctatttaatatctTACTAAACTTTTTGTTAGTGAATGGATCGTATATGCTTGTGACATCTCTACCAGATTGTGATGAATTTCTTGATTAAGAGAAGGTAAACAGGCATTCAGCTCAAATCAGACATTGAGTGATTTAATGTCTAGTTATATTTAGTTCATGTTTACATTAAGTGGAGAGCTACTACTCATGGTATGTTTAGGTTGATGTATTTTGTTTGTCTCCTTTGCTCGTTTTTGTAGAGTAGCATGTGATGATTGGTTTTCATGTGAAAATCAGTTGCTCATTAAACCTTTTGTTTttcgttgttttttttttataaagaaataCTAGTTGAAGATCGAATATGGCTTTGGTGCTTACCTATTATATCTAGCTtccaacaaaatttattttaattatgatttagtacaataattttttgtttggggTTTATTATAATGAACGTTTTTGGTTGAAAGTTTCCAATTAATTATCATCTAGGTTATATGTTTCCATTCATTTGCTGAAAGACTTATATTTCAAACAATCGTGttagaaaactaaaaatttcaTAAAGGAAAAAAGCCAACAATTTTAGTGAACCCACAAAAATTTAACTCATCTGTCCCACGTGCAAGAAACATCCCAAAATTAAATGAGATTATCCTCCCCTAAAAGCATGCACTTGTTTAAGATTGCATTCACCCAAAATTTCACATTTTTCTCcctaatttcttttcaaatcacATCCAAATCTTTCTTCTTTCACAATTGAAAATCAAACAAAACTCTAACCCCCGAAAAATTCAGAGAAACAAGCTTCACTTCACACCCAAATAGAACTACGAAACCCAGGCATGCAAAGCTCCGCCATGGCTCTATTACACCATGCGAGGCAGAGCTCTGGTATCCACAAATGAACCCAGGAGTACAGAGCGTTTACATGGCTTTGGTGGTAGTGAACAATGAACCACAGTCATCATTTATCAAACTAAACTTTGGTTCTTAAGTCTAGTTTTAGAACGCAATGCCACCTCAAATGTGCAATTACTGAGCTCAGGGAAGTTCTGTCGTCAAAATGTTTTATGCCCAATTCCATGCCAAGAAGTTAGCAATGAACCCTTCTCAGAGTAATTTATCAAACTTCAACTCAATCTTACAACCCGCCAGCAATGCCATTTTAGAGCTTTTGCCCATTCAGCAGGGCATTCTGATTATGTATACAATACATCAATAAAGAGAGCATCCATTTTGTTTAGCAGAAAACCGAACTATCAATCATCCCTACTCATCATCCTCCAGATCAAAATCCTCATTCCTCGATCATCACATCTGCATTTTCTCCGTACAAAATGCAGTTGTATACTACAAATGAAAGGAATCCAGTCAGCATATAACCAAAAAGACagaaaggaaaaaaacaaaagaagttatttttaaacaaaaatgaaCAAATTAAAAGGAGCCAAGGTGACCGAATTATTTCCTGTCAGAATAGCAGCCACAACTCAAAACAATTAGAACAACATCACCAACTACATAGACCTTTCCAAGGTACTGAAATCCCACTTCTTAATTCAAGGACCTTTATGAATTCCAAAACAAGGCTAATTGTATAAGCAAGCTAGCACCAGTTCCAATTCCCTATGAGAAAATTTGTCCTTTTCTGTTTCCCTTATAAAGTGTTATCAAGGGGATAAAACTACACAAGGGATAAGACATCCTCAATATTAAAGATAAGAGTAAAACAAATATACATCAAAATAGTAATGCGTTCCATTCACTTTGCATATCTGAGAGAATGTCCTCTAGAAAGATCTTGTAGTTGCCCCAAGAAGAAGCAAACAACTAACTCTATTTCACAAAGTTCAACCGCTAGATACTATCATTGAATACATGGGAGTGATACTCCATCCAAATATTCACTAACACAATAcaatgatatgaacagtgcaatGCCACATATCCCAACCAACAAAACACATCAACAGGAATTGTCCAATTTCTCCAACCAACACTAACAAAGGATACCAAATAGAGGATTCCATAAGAAATTGTCTCAATttattatagatattttttattatagctTGCGAGCTTGATAGATATTATTAAGAAAAGTCAATCAACTACAGAAACAGAACAATTTTAAGAAAACACAACCAGTTGTGTTAGATCCAAATCTAAGAGAATACATAAAGCATAGCAGTAGATGCGCCACTTGAAACTGCAGCTCTAGCATAAAGTTCCCTAAAAGCAAGTCATATTCACCTAAGGTAATGTCAAATCCCAATTGATATCAGAATAAATTCAAATAATCTGTCATGACAATAACTAATGAAATTCAAATTcgttataaaaaatatactcaaATTCAGCATAATAAATAAGgcagataaaaaaatagataaaaaaaacaaattaaggGGAACAAAAATGAATGAGAACATTTGGATCATACTTTGGATGCTTATCCACATAGAGATTTGTTGTCAAGACTCGGCCATAAACAGATTGGAAATAAATGCATGATTTCTCTTTGCCGAAGATCAAATAACATCAGGTAAACAAGATCAAGAGAAATTAATGAAAACAGGAAGAGGGAGTCAAGTATAGTACAGTAGTTACTATTCTTTTGATGGCTTCAGATTTTATTAACTGGCCATATCAGAAAGATTAAAGATTAAATCTTTTACCAAAAGCTATTAGAAGGGGGTGAATGTTTGAGGCTACTTAGGAACAGTTTTGGGAAGACTTGAAATAGAAAGGGAAGGATGTGGCACGAACTGAATTAGTTGAGTTAGGTAAAGAGAAAGCGCTGGCTAGGAGTTTGGGtgggaaaagtagttagaaaGGAATATTAGGGGAGAATGATGTAAATAGGGAAGTTAAGAGTAGTTTCCCCTATGGCCCTATGACAGTCATTTTGCATCAGAACTGTATGAGACCGAGGCTCTCATTCCTCAAGACTAGAAATACCAATTGTACAATTAAGGTTCTTAGCGCATCGCCAAGGGTCCTCCTTTAATACAAATATATCCTCCCTGTCCGCTTGTATCCCTGGGCATCAGttttaatacaaatatatataactgACCCNNNNNNNNNNNNNNNNNNNNNNNNNNNNNNNNNNNNNNNNNNNNNNNNNNNACAATGCAGCCTAAAACAACTACTATGGAGTCAAGATATATTTGTGTTCCAGTTACTTCTTCATAGCAAGTAGCCATCAAAAACCTCAGAAGCAGAACctacataaaaaga
This portion of the Arachis duranensis cultivar V14167 chromosome 6, aradu.V14167.gnm2.J7QH, whole genome shotgun sequence genome encodes:
- the LOC107494573 gene encoding eukaryotic peptide chain release factor subunit 1-3, with protein sequence MSDGQESDKNIEIWKIKKLIKALEAARGNGTSMISLIMPPRDQISRVTKMLGDEFGTASNIKSRVNRQSVLGAITSAQQRLKLYNKVPPNGLVLYTGTIVTEDGKEKKVTIDFEPFKPINASLYLCDNKFHTEALNELLESDDKFGFIVMDGNGTLFGTLSGNTREVLHKFTVDLPKKHGRGGQSALRFARLRMEKRHNYVRKTAELATQFFINPATSQPNVSGLILAGSADFKTELSQSDMFDPRLQAKILNVVDVSYGGENGFNQAIELSAEILSNVKFIQEKRLIGKYFEEISQDTGKYVFGVDDTLKALEMGAVETLIVWENLDINRYVLKNATNGEIIIKHLSKEQETDQSNFRDATTSAELEVQEKMPLLEWFANEYKRFGCSLEFVTNKSQEGSQFCRGFGGIGGILRYQLDIRSFDELSDDGEVYEDSD